One genomic region from Candidatus Equadaptatus faecalis encodes:
- the hydE gene encoding [FeFe] hydrogenase H-cluster radical SAM maturase HydE, translating into MNKRDDFEYTLKDIFSLVLQLRENGTLEHGRDFKALLSCENPELHSFLYANARAVTEERFGKKVYLRGLIEFSNFCKNDCFYCGLRAGNKKLERFRLTKDEILDSCERGCAIGARTFVLQSGEDGFYTDDVVCGIVSSIKKKYPDCAVTLSLGEKTKQSYQRYFEAGADRYLLRQESSYPEYYMRLHPAAMSCEQRLQCLWDLKEIGYQVGAGFMVDSPYQTIQDIITELNFMKQFEPQMVGLGPFISHRDTPFGTFPNGSADLTLRVISIVRLMLPDALIPATTALGSISEDSRTSAFASGANVIMANVSPVFSREKYAIYDDKADTSFEELSRNIASLGLELEISRGDHKDFIQLNNGRK; encoded by the coding sequence ATGAACAAACGCGATGACTTTGAATACACGCTTAAAGATATTTTCTCGCTCGTGCTGCAGCTGAGAGAAAACGGTACGCTTGAACACGGCAGGGATTTCAAGGCACTGCTTTCATGCGAAAATCCGGAGCTACACAGTTTTCTCTATGCAAACGCAAGAGCCGTTACCGAAGAACGCTTCGGCAAAAAGGTTTATCTTCGCGGGCTTATCGAATTTTCAAATTTTTGCAAAAACGATTGTTTTTACTGCGGGCTCCGTGCAGGCAACAAAAAGCTTGAACGCTTCCGTCTTACGAAGGACGAAATTCTTGACAGCTGCGAAAGAGGCTGCGCAATCGGCGCAAGAACCTTTGTCCTGCAAAGCGGTGAAGACGGTTTTTACACCGACGACGTTGTCTGCGGCATAGTTTCTTCCATAAAGAAAAAATATCCCGACTGCGCTGTAACGCTTTCACTCGGTGAAAAAACAAAACAAAGCTATCAGCGCTATTTTGAGGCAGGCGCGGACAGGTATCTGCTCCGTCAGGAGTCCTCTTATCCGGAATATTACATGAGACTGCACCCGGCTGCAATGTCCTGCGAACAGAGGCTGCAATGCCTTTGGGACCTTAAGGAAATAGGCTATCAGGTCGGCGCGGGGTTCATGGTTGATTCACCTTATCAGACAATACAGGATATTATCACCGAACTGAATTTTATGAAGCAGTTTGAGCCGCAGATGGTCGGGCTCGGTCCCTTTATTTCGCACCGTGACACACCATTCGGTACCTTTCCTAACGGAAGCGCTGATCTTACGCTGCGTGTCATCAGCATCGTGAGGCTTATGCTTCCCGACGCTCTTATTCCGGCGACAACCGCCCTCGGTTCAATATCGGAAGACAGCAGAACGTCAGCCTTCGCGTCTGGGGCAAACGTAATTATGGCTAACGTATCCCCTGTCTTTTCGCGCGAAAAATACGCTATTTACGACGACAAGGCAGACACCTCTTTTGAGGAACTCAGCCGCAACATTGCTTCGCTCGGTCTGGAGCTTGAAATTTCGCGCGGCGACCATAAAGATTTTATACAATTAAATAACGGGCGGAAGTGA
- a CDS encoding 4'-phosphopantetheinyl transferase superfamily protein has translation MIKGIGVDLCSIERMKNALEKKGFAERVFSAEEIVYAESTSCPEEHFAAAFAAREALAKALKIGLAGLERGSVYVRRTENGPVFVFDKQLLAADERSFLSISHEDGLAAAFVVIEGD, from the coding sequence ATGATCAAGGGCATAGGCGTGGATTTGTGCAGCATAGAAAGAATGAAAAACGCGCTGGAGAAAAAGGGCTTTGCGGAAAGAGTTTTTTCAGCCGAGGAAATTGTCTATGCCGAAAGCACTTCGTGTCCCGAGGAGCATTTCGCTGCCGCCTTTGCCGCCCGCGAAGCGCTTGCCAAGGCGCTGAAAATCGGGCTTGCAGGGCTTGAACGCGGCTCTGTTTACGTAAGACGGACGGAAAACGGCCCTGTGTTTGTGTTTGACAAACAGCTGCTTGCCGCAGACGAAAGAAGTTTCCTTTCCATTTCGCACGAAGACGGCTTAGCTGCGGCGTTTGTTGTTATCGAAGGTGATTAA
- a CDS encoding NAD(P)H-hydrate dehydratase, which translates to MNAEEYGKEKLRGMLPEIPSDIHKGNRGGVLVCGGSLCYRGAPLLAALGALRAGAGYVVLAVPDFMAESASVFLPEAIIAPVKTLNGSLSADSLARTVKLWEKRCAAAVFGPGTGRDERLRKTLEKFMSIWSKPLLLDADALWFLSETRPSARDNLAVSPHAGEAAHLLSETPEAVQADRQAAAEKLSQKYGAALLKGKGTLVACGSEMRVINAGSPALAVPGSGDVLSGVVGAFCASGMSIFNALTAGALVHALAGERLEAKYGLRGALAREIAEEIPLVLK; encoded by the coding sequence ATGAATGCGGAAGAATACGGAAAAGAAAAACTGCGCGGTATGCTTCCTGAAATTCCCTCAGACATACACAAGGGAAACAGAGGCGGCGTGCTTGTCTGCGGCGGAAGTTTGTGCTACAGGGGAGCGCCCCTGCTTGCGGCGCTTGGCGCCCTTCGTGCGGGTGCCGGTTACGTGGTGCTTGCCGTGCCGGATTTCATGGCTGAAAGCGCCTCTGTTTTTCTGCCGGAAGCGATAATAGCACCTGTCAAAACGCTCAACGGAAGTTTGAGCGCGGACTCGCTTGCCCGCACTGTGAAGCTTTGGGAAAAACGCTGCGCCGCAGCTGTTTTCGGTCCGGGAACGGGCAGAGACGAACGTCTGCGCAAAACGCTTGAAAAATTTATGTCGATATGGAGCAAACCGCTGCTGCTTGATGCTGACGCTCTCTGGTTTCTTTCTGAAACGCGCCCTTCCGCGCGGGACAATCTTGCAGTATCGCCGCATGCAGGGGAAGCTGCGCACCTGCTCTCCGAAACGCCGGAGGCTGTGCAGGCTGACAGACAGGCTGCGGCAGAAAAACTGTCGCAGAAATACGGCGCGGCTCTCCTGAAAGGCAAGGGAACTCTTGTTGCCTGCGGCTCGGAAATGCGCGTAATAAACGCGGGATCGCCCGCTCTTGCCGTTCCCGGTTCTGGAGACGTGCTCAGCGGCGTTGTCGGCGCTTTCTGCGCATCGGGAATGTCAATATTTAACGCTTTGACTGCCGGCGCTCTTGTCCACGCTCTTGCAGGCGAGCGGCTTGAAGCGAAATACGGACTGCGCGGCGCTCTTGCGCGCGAAATAGCGGAGGAAATACCTCTTGTCCTCAAATAA
- the tsaE gene encoding tRNA (adenosine(37)-N6)-threonylcarbamoyltransferase complex ATPase subunit type 1 TsaE has protein sequence MSSNKTFKFNSASEQATFEFGRRIGQFVCGGLTIAMYGGLGAGKTKLTQGIGSALGAGKIKSPTFILVSEHDTEPPLVHADLYRLENVREVNGLDLEAYTDDGCLLVVEWAERWENMPERELLKITFEETAENCRALMLEAFGEKAEKIIAGLTNGGKQE, from the coding sequence TTGTCCTCAAATAAAACGTTTAAATTTAACAGCGCTTCCGAACAGGCTACTTTTGAATTCGGCAGGCGGATTGGGCAGTTTGTCTGCGGCGGACTTACGATAGCGATGTACGGCGGGCTCGGAGCAGGCAAGACAAAGCTGACGCAGGGAATAGGCAGCGCTCTCGGTGCCGGAAAAATCAAAAGCCCTACGTTTATCCTTGTCAGCGAACACGATACGGAGCCGCCGCTCGTCCACGCTGACCTTTACAGGCTTGAAAACGTCAGGGAAGTCAACGGGCTTGACCTTGAAGCATATACTGATGACGGTTGTCTGCTTGTGGTGGAATGGGCTGAACGCTGGGAAAACATGCCCGAAAGGGAACTGCTGAAAATAACCTTTGAAGAAACCGCTGAAAACTGCCGCGCGCTTATGCTTGAGGCATTCGGAGAAAAGGCTGAAAAAATTATCGCCGGACTTACAAACGGCGGAAAACAGGAATAA
- the tsaB gene encoding tRNA (adenosine(37)-N6)-threonylcarbamoyltransferase complex dimerization subunit type 1 TsaB — MLILGIDTATKWTCAAVSKNGRVLAHLERMLGKRQSELLPALVDEVLKKSGKKISDVDLVCTAAGPGYYTGIRAGIAYAAALAKALGKKIVPVSTLETFVYDLTETDGICVPLLKARGDAVYAAIYKTENGKKETLLEPCCIDASELAARLEKIPEAVLAGADVSLYAPLAALGYEKINREYVPDGQIALIGEHCADKAAEPETVRGSYLREPDIGPSKRAD; from the coding sequence ATGCTTATACTTGGAATTGACACAGCGACAAAATGGACCTGCGCTGCAGTAAGCAAGAACGGCAGAGTGCTTGCGCACCTTGAGCGTATGCTCGGCAAACGGCAGTCCGAACTGCTTCCGGCGCTTGTTGACGAAGTGCTGAAAAAATCCGGCAAAAAAATCAGCGATGTGGATCTTGTCTGCACGGCAGCGGGACCCGGCTATTACACCGGAATAAGGGCAGGAATAGCTTACGCTGCCGCTCTCGCGAAAGCTTTGGGCAAAAAAATCGTACCGGTATCAACGCTTGAAACCTTTGTGTACGACCTTACAGAAACGGACGGAATCTGCGTGCCGCTGCTGAAAGCACGCGGCGACGCTGTCTACGCGGCAATTTACAAAACGGAAAACGGAAAAAAAGAAACGCTGCTTGAGCCGTGCTGCATTGACGCTTCAGAGCTTGCCGCGCGGCTTGAAAAAATACCGGAGGCTGTCCTTGCCGGTGCTGACGTTTCTCTTTACGCTCCGCTTGCCGCGCTCGGCTACGAAAAAATAAACCGCGAGTACGTGCCCGACGGGCAGATTGCCCTCATCGGCGAACACTGCGCGGATAAGGCGGCAGAGCCAGAAACCGTACGCGGAAGCTATCTCAGGGAACCCGACATAGGTCCCTCAAAACGGGCAGATTAA
- the rlmD gene encoding 23S rRNA (uracil(1939)-C(5))-methyltransferase RlmD, translated as MLQGDIVNAEITGLNNEGEGIARIGENEFVLFVPDALPGEKVSARIVTLKKSYGTAKVLKRFCNSPDRIAPRCPDFGKCGGCQLQHMNYAAQLRLKKQTVCDALSRIGGIENPPVLECIPSPSEWRYRNKAAVPVQKNFKSRLTLGFYKKRSHDVVEFRQCPVLFPEMETEILALKKFLEEKKINGYDEKQPKNGGNFLRHLVLRFAKFSGEAAGCMVVNRLPEGKEKAVLAEISRVSHLDGLLLNKNDAPGNFIWGGVFRRLFGSSGLTEKLGSFKFASEISSFFQINTEQALNLYKYAAEKAGECGAENVLELYAGIGTLTCFLAEKAKKVTAVESWRAASKYIAVNAKANGFDNVRVFEDRAEKISQELSGESFDTVVLDPPRTGCDKSVLDAILKISPHCVIYVSCNPATLARDCKMLLENGAYELKSAQPFDMFPQTGHVESVILLTKVHD; from the coding sequence ATGCTTCAGGGCGATATCGTAAATGCGGAAATAACCGGTCTCAACAACGAAGGGGAAGGAATAGCAAGAATCGGGGAAAACGAATTTGTGCTGTTTGTTCCAGACGCTCTGCCCGGGGAAAAAGTTTCTGCCCGCATAGTCACGCTTAAGAAAAGCTACGGTACGGCAAAAGTCCTCAAACGGTTCTGCAATTCACCCGACAGAATTGCGCCGCGCTGTCCCGATTTCGGAAAATGCGGAGGCTGCCAGCTTCAGCACATGAATTACGCCGCGCAGCTGCGGCTCAAAAAACAGACGGTCTGCGACGCCCTGTCACGCATAGGCGGCATTGAAAATCCGCCTGTATTGGAATGTATTCCGTCCCCGTCCGAATGGCGCTACAGAAACAAAGCAGCCGTACCGGTGCAGAAAAATTTCAAAAGCAGGCTGACTCTCGGCTTTTACAAAAAGAGGAGCCACGATGTTGTGGAATTCAGGCAATGCCCTGTTCTGTTTCCTGAAATGGAAACGGAAATCCTTGCCCTTAAAAAATTCCTTGAAGAGAAAAAAATTAACGGCTACGACGAAAAACAGCCGAAAAACGGCGGAAATTTTCTGCGCCATCTTGTGCTCCGCTTTGCGAAATTCAGCGGTGAAGCCGCAGGCTGCATGGTTGTGAACCGTCTGCCGGAGGGAAAAGAAAAGGCTGTGCTTGCCGAAATCAGCCGCGTGTCACACCTGGACGGACTTTTGCTCAACAAAAATGACGCACCCGGAAATTTCATCTGGGGCGGAGTATTCAGAAGGCTCTTCGGCAGTTCAGGGCTGACGGAAAAACTCGGCAGCTTCAAATTTGCCTCCGAAATATCCTCATTTTTCCAAATCAACACGGAACAGGCGCTGAACCTCTACAAATATGCGGCTGAAAAAGCGGGGGAGTGCGGGGCGGAAAATGTTCTTGAACTGTACGCCGGTATCGGGACCCTGACCTGTTTTCTTGCCGAAAAAGCGAAAAAAGTTACGGCTGTTGAAAGCTGGCGCGCCGCGTCAAAATACATCGCGGTCAACGCGAAGGCAAACGGTTTTGACAACGTCAGGGTGTTTGAAGACAGAGCGGAAAAGATATCTCAGGAATTGTCAGGCGAAAGCTTTGACACGGTTGTCCTTGACCCGCCGAGAACAGGCTGCGACAAAAGTGTGCTGGACGCAATACTTAAAATATCACCGCACTGCGTAATATACGTCTCCTGCAATCCCGCAACGCTTGCCCGCGACTGTAAAATGCTGCTTGAAAACGGCGCTTACGAACTGAAATCCGCCCAGCCGTTTGATATGTTCCCGCAGACGGGACACGTTGAGAGCGTGATTCTGCTGACTAAAGTACATGATTGA
- a CDS encoding Fic family protein — translation MNYKSVSQTAQQWGVSERSVRNYCALGKIVGALLDGKTWKIPENATKPARKQKSGKISEDLTARLKMEKETAVPGGIYHKIQIEFAYNSNHIEGSRLTFDQTRYIFETNTIGVQNNTVNVDDVIETSNHFRCVDYIIDLANYLLSESFIKQLHMLLKSGTSDSRKAWFAVGDYKRLENEVAGNVTVSPQNVPAEMKQLLKRYNKSRYKTLSEIIEFHYEFEKIHPFQDGNGRVGRLIMFKECLRNGITPFIIEDSIKEFYYRGLKEWKSEPGYLMDTCLTAQDRFKAYMDYFGLMYKD, via the coding sequence ATGAACTATAAAAGTGTATCTCAAACGGCTCAGCAATGGGGTGTATCAGAAAGAAGCGTAAGAAATTATTGCGCTTTAGGTAAAATAGTTGGTGCGCTGCTCGACGGCAAAACATGGAAAATTCCGGAAAATGCTACTAAGCCTGCAAGAAAACAAAAGAGCGGCAAGATCTCGGAAGATTTGACCGCAAGATTAAAAATGGAGAAGGAAACTGCCGTTCCCGGCGGCATATATCATAAAATACAGATTGAATTTGCGTATAATTCAAATCACATCGAAGGAAGCCGTCTGACATTTGACCAGACAAGATATATTTTTGAAACCAACACAATTGGAGTTCAAAATAATACTGTGAACGTTGATGATGTTATAGAAACGTCAAATCATTTCAGATGTGTTGATTATATTATTGATCTTGCCAATTATCTTTTAAGTGAATCCTTTATTAAGCAGCTGCATATGCTGTTAAAATCCGGTACTTCTGACAGCAGAAAAGCCTGGTTTGCCGTTGGGGACTATAAACGGCTGGAAAATGAAGTTGCCGGAAATGTCACGGTAAGTCCTCAAAATGTCCCGGCAGAAATGAAACAATTATTGAAAAGGTACAATAAGTCCAGATATAAAACACTCAGCGAAATAATAGAATTTCACTATGAATTTGAGAAGATACATCCTTTTCAGGATGGAAACGGACGTGTCGGCAGGCTGATTATGTTCAAGGAATGCCTGCGCAACGGCATAACACCGTTCATTATAGAAGACAGCATTAAAGAATTTTATTACCGAGGATTAAAAGAATGGAAGTCAGAGCCAGGATACCTCATGGACACGTGTTTGACTGCACAGGACAGATTTAAGGCATACATGGATTATTTTGGACTTATGTACAAAGATTAG